In Rhodamnia argentea isolate NSW1041297 chromosome 5, ASM2092103v1, whole genome shotgun sequence, the DNA window CACCAGATTTTCATTTGAAGTAGTATCAGAAGACATgagagggagaagaagaggggaagagagagagagaggacaccaactaaaagaaatccaatcCCAGCCCAGATAGCAGCATGGCTGCGACTCAAGAGATAAGGAGACTATTTAGCTTTGTTGGGCGGGGTTAAATGAAACATGAACACAATCTGTGGACAGCTAACTCCATCAGCATGCTTATCAAGCAATTGCCATTGAATTAGTGAGACAGACCACGAATAAATCACACAAGCGGATGAGCAAAAATAGGGACCCCACTTTCCCTCCATGCAGTAATATTAAAATTGACTGGAAACTGCTGTTAACCTATCCTTATAAACAAACATAAGGAATCCACCACTAACCTGAAGAACAACTGCATCAGTGACTAGATCACCATCATTCACAACATCAACTATAGGATATCGAGCAGCATCTTCGACAATTTCCTTGCCAATGCAAGACATACTGAAGCCGTAGACATCTTCCCAAAAAGGAATACTCGTCGCACCTTTCCCAAATCCTGCAGCAAACTGGAAAGAAACGGGAGACAATTTCATTACTCTGTAGCAGCAAATATCAGCataaagatttaagattaaaaaaaaaaaaactacttacAATAGTGGCAGTGTCAGGGAGTATGGCACCTCCTGGCTTCAGCCATCGATCCCGTGCATAAAGGACTGAGTTTAACATGGACTCGTATAGCAAGCAATATCCCATCCACTCACTAATTAGCACATCCACGGAATGAGGTTGGATTTGTATGGATTTATCAAGCTCTTCAACCATGCTATGAACAACTTCCACGACCCCTTTGCAACTATCATCACATCCATCTGGTCTCCCACTCCGCCAGAGGCCATTGTCTTTTGCAATCTGCAATGATCAAGCAGTATGGAGAACGTGGAGAATTCAACAAGGGAGatgaaaaaatttaccaaaaaaaaaaaaaaaacaagggagatGAAAAAGTGTTCCGCAAAACTAATTTGTGAGGCACGAAAATCAACAAGAGATCCACTGACAGGAGAAACTTTACCTGATTAGCTACACCAGCCATCTTCTCACTGGCTTCAACTGCAATCACTTTTGAGGCCCCAGCTTGAGCAGCAAATAAGCTAACgatgaagaaaaatttggaaagtAAGCATGGTGGTGCACGTTACTAATATGAGGTCATCATAAGCGAGGGATAAATTCCAAATTTCTCAAACTAAGGACACTTGAAATTGACTCATATGAATAGATAATACGATTGAAGCAAGGAACACCAGGTGGCTTCGAGCAAGCAACACCAGGTGGCTTACAGATAGTTTAAACGCAGGCATCTTAATGGCTTGCTAGAAGATGGATATGAAAAGCTTTGGGAGAGGGGACCTGAGAGCTCAAAACCGGATGCAAACAGCAGTGGAAGGAGAAAACTTTTATGTAAAATGAACTGAGTGAGCTGTGCACCCAATTGCTAAACATTAGTCAAGAGGAAACATGACTAATGTAATAACCCAAGAGAGCCGATCTAACCACAACAAAGATATTGAGATATCTGTAATCTTACACTGAACGTACTGGCGcttaaaataaaagatgaacaaCTAATAATGACAGCATGAACTATACAAGTATGGACTATTCTGCCCGAGCCTTCTATGTATGACCATCACAATATCGCTGACGAAGGTACTGACATCCACACAAGGATGCAAGGAGAACAGCCTTTCCATTTTGGAATTGTGGTGGATTGAGAAGAAGTACCAAACACTAGCATCTCCAAAATAGGAATTATAATTTAAGCAGACAGAAAAAATGAACAGCAAAGAGCAACACATGATTTTTTCTAATAGAAGAAAGCTCATTTATGTCCCTGACTTATATCAAACACCATAGTAAAGATAATTGTTTATGGATAAATGCATATCTATAAGGAGCCGAATCTCGTAAAAAGATACGCCAACTAACCTTAGAATGCCAGTTCCACATCCTACATCCATTACGACAGCACCACTCAAGAGAGAAGGATTCCTCAGGATAGCTTGGCTATACGCGTCCATTCTCACCTGCATATGCAGGGAACATCAAGTAAAATTTTCAGAGCAGAAACATTAAATCAAGTAAAAACTTCCTGGCTTAATGGGAAAAAAtggcacaaaagaaaaaaaaccacctGTTTCCCAATGAAACCTTTCTCTGGAAAAATAAGCCGGAATAAAAATCCAACTCTTTTGACAGATTGTTAAGCTTTACCAGACCGAGATTAGAAAGAAAAACCATATTACCTTGTCACTTATCATCTCCCTGTGAATGCCGAATGAGCTGTAAGCCCCAAAATAGTTCTCATTCACAGTCCTGACAATGTTTGCAGTGCGCCTTTTCAAACAATTTCCTCCTTGCCCATCTTCATACATCCCATTGGAAGATCCGACTTCTGCTCTTAAATTCAGATCACCTCCCGTTTCCTTCTGCAGAAAAGTTGCCCCATTCGAGGGGTTACCGGAATTCATAGAACCAGCTATCTCTGTTTTACTGTTGGAAGTTGATGCAACATCTCGACGTCCACCTTCCTTTGTAGGTTCAGAAATCGATGCAGCCTTGTCAACAGACAACTCAAAGTTCAAGGAGAAACGCTCAAGAAGTTCCCCCAAGTCCTTCAAAAGTTCCTCTTTGTCGACTAACGTAGAAGAGTCATCTTCTCCCACTTCATCTTCGTCAAAGCTGTACAAGAGCGGATCCTCTTGAAGGAAAGGATTGAGATATTTGTCGTCGTCTATATGAAGTTTAATATCTTCCAAAGAATTTGCCTCATGTGAGTGATTCAGTAAATCTTGATTCGAGATGCATTCCAACCCACAGCACCAGCACCGATTTTTAGCCACCTATCAGGAAATGAAACAGAGAGAAGAATGCCTC includes these proteins:
- the LOC115742225 gene encoding probable protein arginine N-methyltransferase 3, producing MASSPDQEPANLERYESVEDSEDDEEGGEELGGWTTDVEDEDDDEESNSSFLCLFCETMYGSCASLFDHCSSAHHFDFHGIRKALGLDFYGSVKLVNYVRSQVAKNRCWCCGLECISNQDLLNHSHEANSLEDIKLHIDDDKYLNPFLQEDPLLYSFDEDEVGEDDSSTLVDKEELLKDLGELLERFSLNFELSVDKAASISEPTKEGGRRDVASTSNSKTEIAGSMNSGNPSNGATFLQKETGGDLNLRAEVGSSNGMYEDGQGGNCLKRRTANIVRTVNENYFGAYSSFGIHREMISDKVRMDAYSQAILRNPSLLSGAVVMDVGCGTGILSLFAAQAGASKVIAVEASEKMAGVANQIAKDNGLWRSGRPDGCDDSCKGVVEVVHSMVEELDKSIQIQPHSVDVLISEWMGYCLLYESMLNSVLYARDRWLKPGGAILPDTATIFAAGFGKGATSIPFWEDVYGFSMSCIGKEIVEDAARYPIVDVVNDGDLVTDAVVLQAFDLVTMKPDEVDFTSNIEIAPKLAGLADKEGKPTWCYGVVLWFETGFTSRFCKDFPAVLSTSPSTPKTHWSQTILTFREPIAMSSKRPRADGLAPVGSDARPAHKIRLRISIARAPEHRSIDISLEAVGIDLDGRKRSWPVQIFNLC